One region of Zingiber officinale cultivar Zhangliang chromosome 7B, Zo_v1.1, whole genome shotgun sequence genomic DNA includes:
- the LOC122003477 gene encoding protein GL2-INTERACTING REPRESSOR 1-like: MSRNNHGRNLMMELKLNVAATQRRARAGPSTRAEDEEEMPVSPPSSCVSEEEREEGENKSPEAAATMMLVGCPRCLMYVMLSEKDPKCPKCKSTVLVDFHRGGAAAASRGGAN; this comes from the coding sequence ATGAGCCGGAATAACCACGGGAGGAATCTAATGATGGAGCTGAAGTTAAACGTGGCGGCGACGCAGAGGAGGGCTAGAGCCGGGCCGTCGACGCGGGCGGAGGACGAAGAGGAGATGCCAGTGTCGCCGCCGAGCTCGTGCGTGtcggaggaggagagggaagaggggGAGAACAAGTCACCGGAGGCTGCCGCGACCATGATGCTCGTCGGTTGCCCTCGCTGcctcatgtacgtcatgctttcCGAGAAGGACCCAAAGTGCCCCAAGTGCAAAAGCACGGTGCTAGTCGATTTCCACCGAGGCGGCGCCGCCGCCGCAAGTCGAGGAGGAGCTAATTAG
- the LOC122005009 gene encoding receptor protein kinase TMK1-like has product MVLAPAAINLGMGHRIVIKILSLCLLLAALFAAAARGATDPGDYAILDKFRKGLSNAELLEWPDDNQDPCGEPRWRYVFCSGNRVTQIQSKGLGLIGSLPEDFNKLTMLENIGLQSNQLKGPLPSFKGLSKLKFAYLDFNQFDSIPADFFDGLDNLQVINLDKNPLNANTGWMLPPALANSALLTNLSASTCNLVGPLPDFLGNLHSLRLLELSSNSLTGKIPASFSDLPLNTLWLDNNKLVGQVPAGLASSPQLQSLHLDNNAFMGPIPKVTFDDFTFSDNSFCQSVPGIPCPPEVSALLDFLDGVGYPQKLMVSWSGNNSCTALGITCAGGKATVINLPNYHLNGTISPSLGNLDALTEIFLQGNNLTGTIPSSLTKLKSLKLLNLSSNSISPPFPKFSNAVTVILDGNTPPANSSSDSSDTSGSSGGSSSSKSKTLVIVIPIVIVVIVIVLATLFLFYCKRWKKKSSRPVSIVVHPRDSSDPHGQVKITVANSRDNRRAAGSGHLSLNNSEGSDAQVIEAGNLVISIQVLRDATRNFAPENELGRGGFGVVYKGELSDGTNIAVKRTESLALSNKAWDEFKAEIAVLSRVRHRHLVSILGYSMEENEKLLVYEYMPQGALSKHLFYWKEERLQPLSWKHRLHIALDVARGLEYLHRFANECFIHRDFKSSNILLGDDYRAKISDFGLAKLAPDGKHSLATKLAGTFGYLAPEYAATGKVSVKVDVFSFGVVLMELVTGLKALDGSRPEERHYLLTWFCQMEKEDLKAIIDSTLTVADDTFDSICTVAGLAVQCAARDPGQRPDMCYAVGVLAPLVEKWKLAYRNEEDCLGVDMSKPLLQMVMGWEASDGNSDSSLTINDNSKESIPTGVATSFALSGR; this is encoded by the exons ATGGTTCTTGCGCCGGCGGCGATCAATCTGGGAATGGGGCATCGGATTGTGATAAAAATCCTGTCTTTGTGTCTTCTACTCGCCGCCTTATTCGCGGCCGCCGCCCGCGGCGCCACCGACCCCGGCGACTACGCGATACTCGACAAGTTCCGCAAGGGTTTATCCAACGCGGAGCTCCTCGAGTGGCCCGATGACAACCAGGACCCGTGCGGCGAGCCGAGGTGGCGCTACGTCTTCTGCTCCGGCAACCGCGTCACGCAGATCCAATCCAAGGGCCTGGGCTTGATCGGCTCTCTCCCTGAGGATTTCAACAAGCTCACCATGCTCGAGAACATCGGCCTCCAGAGCAACCAACTGAAGGGGCCTCTGCCCTCCTTCAAAGGGCTGTCCAAGCTCAAGTTCGCCTACCTCGACTTCAACCAGTTCGACTCCATTCCGGCGGACTTCTTCGACGGCCTCGATAATTTGCAAGTGATAAATTTGGACAAGAACCCCTTGAACGCGAACACAGGGTGGATGCTTCCGCCGGCCCTGGCCAATTCGGCTCTGCTCACCAACTTGTCCGCGTCGACTTGCAATCTCGTCGGACCGCTTCCCGATTTCCTCGGCAACCTGCACTCCTTGCGCCTCCTCGAGCTGTCGTCCAACAGCCTCACCGGCAAGATTCCGGCGAGCTTCTCCGACCTGCCGTTGAACACCCTGTGGCTCGACAACAACAAGCTGGTCGGACAAGTTCCCGCCGGTTTGGCGAGTTCGCCGCAGCTACAATCGTTGCATTTGGACAACAACGCTTTCATGGGGCCGATCCCAAAGGTGACCTTCGATGATTTCACATTCTCCGACAACTCATTTTGCCAGTCCGTGCCTGGAATTCCTTGCCCGCCGGAGGTGTCCGCACTCTTGGATTTCCTCGACGGCGTTGGGTACCCGCAGAAACTCATGGTCTCCTGGTCCGGCAACAATTCTTGTACTGCTCTGGGGATAACTTGCGCCGGCGGCAAGGCTACTGTAATCAACCTGCCCAATTATCATTTGAATGGCACCATCAGCCCATCACTGGGGAACTTGGATGCGCTCACTGAGATTTTTCTCCAAGGCAACAATCTCACCGGCACGATCCCCTCAAGCTTGACGAAGTTAAAATCGTTGAAGTTGTTAAATCTTTCTTCCAATAGTATTTCACCTCCTTTTCCAAAGTTCTCCAATGCAGTGACAGTCATTCTCGATGGAAATACACCACCAGCTAATAGCAGTAGTGACTCATCGGATACATCTGGCTCTTCAGGCGGTTCATCTTCTTCCAAGTCGAAGACTTTGGTCATCGTTATTCCCATCGTAATTGTGGTTATTGTCATCGTGCTTGCTACTCTGTTTCTCTTCTACTGTAAAAGATGGAAAAAGAAAAGCTCTCGGCCAGTTAGCATAGTTGTTCATCCTAGGGATTCCTCTGATCCACATGGACAGGTTAAAATCACAGTTGCAAATAGCCGCGACAACAGAAGGGCAGCTGGTAGCGGGCATCTTAGTTTGAATAATAGTGAAGGATCAGACGCACAAGTAATTGAAGCAGGAAACTTGGTAATATCGATCCAGGTTCTTCGTGATGCTACTAGAAACTTTGCCCCAGAGAACGAGCTTGGCCGTGGAGGATTTGGAGTCGTGTACAAGGGAGAGTTGAGCGATGGAACTAACATTGCAGTTAAAAGAACCGAATCTCTAGCGCTCAGTAATAAAGCTTGGGATGAATTCAAAGCTGAAATCGCCGTTCTTTCGAGGGTCCGCCACCGTCATCTGGTATCAATATTAGGCTACTCTATGGaggagaatgaaaagcttcttGTGTACGAGTACATGCCACAAGGGGCTTTGAGCAAGCATCTTTTCTATTGGAAAGAGGAGAGATTGCAGCCTTTGTCGTGGAAGCATCGGCTACACATTGCATTGGATGTTGCTCGGGGACTCGAATATCTTCATAGATTTGCTAATGAATGTTTTATTCACAGGGATTTCAAGTCGTCTAATATACTTCTCGGCGACGATTATAGAGCTAAAATTTCAGATTTTGGACTGGCCAAACTCGCTCCTGATGGGAAACATTCTCTCGCCACTAAACTTGCTGGAACTTTTGGGTATTTAGCTCCGGAGTATGCTG CAACTGGGAAGGTTTCTGTAAAGGTGGATGTGTTCAGTTTCGGGGTGGTGCTGATGGAGCTAGTGACTGGTTTGAAGGCTCTGGATGGGAGTCGGCCGGAAGAAAGACACTACTTATTGACTTGGTTCTGCCAAATGGAGAAGGAGGATTTGAAGGCCATCATCGACTCAACGCTCACGGTCGCCGATGATACCTTCGATAGCATTTGCACGGTTGCAGGATTGGCAGTTCAGTGCGCTGCGCGAGACCCCGGGCAGCGGCCGGACATGTGCTATGCGGTGGGTGTGCTTGCGCCGCTCGTTGAGAAATGGAAGCTTGCCTATCGCAACGAGGAGGATTGTCTGGGAGTTGATATGTCGAAGCCTCTTCTTCAGATGGTGATGGGATGGGAAGCATCTGATGGAAATTCCGATTCGAGCTTAACCATCAATGACAACAGCAAGGAAAGCATCCCTACTGGTGTCGCAACATCTTTTGCGTTATCTGGCAGGTAA